One Nicotiana tomentosiformis chromosome 4, ASM39032v3, whole genome shotgun sequence genomic window carries:
- the LOC104105453 gene encoding pyruvate kinase, cytosolic isozyme, with product MANIDITGIMKDLPNDGRIPKTKIVCTLGPASRSVPMLEKLLRAGMNVARFNFSHGTHEYHQETLNNLKIAMQNTQILCAVMLDTKGPEIRTGFLKDGKSIQLKEGQEITVSTDYDLKGDDQTITMSYKKLVVDLKPGNTILCADGTITLTVLSCDPAGGTVRCRCENTATLGERKNVNLPGVVVDLPTLTEKDKEDILEWGVPNNIDMIALSFVRKGSDLVNVRKVLGPHAKHIQLMSKVENQEGVVNFDEILRETDSFMVARGDLGMEIPVEKIFLAQKMMIYKCNLAGKPVVTATQMLESMIKSPRPTRAEATDVANAVLDGTDCVMLSGESAAGAYPELAVKIMSKICIEAESSLDYGAIFKEMIRCTPLPMSPLESLASSAVRTANKAHAKLIVVLTRGGTTAKLVAKYRPAVPILSVVVPVLTTDSFDWSISDETPARHSLVYRGLIPILAEGSAKATDSESTEVILEASLKSAVAKGLCKPGDAVVALHRIGAASVIKICLVK from the exons ATGGCGAACATAGACATAACTGGAATCATGAAGGATCTCCCAAATGATGGACGTATCCCGAAGACCAAGATTGTTTGCACTTTAGGGCCAGCTTCTCGATCAGTGCCAATGCTGGAGAAGCTCCTTCGTGCTGGAATGAATGTTGCCAGGTTTAACTTTTCCCATGGGACCCACGAGTACCATCAGGAAACCTTAAACAATCTTAAGATTGCTATGCAAAACACTCAGATCCTCTGTGCTGTCATGCTTGATACCAAG GGGCCTGAGATTCGCACTGGTTTCTTAAAGGATGGAAAATCAATTCAGCTGAAAGAAGGCCAAGAAATCACTGTGTCTACAGACTATGACCTAAAAGGAGATGATCAAACAATCACGATGAGCTATAAGAAGTTGGTAGTGGACTTGAAGCCGGGCAATACCATCTTGTGTGCAGATGGTACCATAACCCTTACTGTTCTGTCATGTGATCCAGCGGGTGGAACAGTGAGATGTCGCTGCGAGAATACTGCCACCTTAGGAGAGAGGAAGAATGTAAATCTTCCGGGTGTGGTTGTGGACCTCCCAACACTTACAGAGAAGGATAAGGAGGATATACTAGAGTGGGGTGTTCCTAACAACATTGATATGATTGCTCTTTCATTTGTGCGTAAGGGTTCAGATCTTGTCAATGTTCGCAAGGTTCTTGGTCCACATGCCAAGCACATTCAATTAATGTCAAAG GTTGAGAATCAAGAGGGGGTAGTTAACTTTGACGAAATCCTACGTGAGACAGATTCTTTTATGGTTGCTCGAGGTGATCTTGGAATGGAAATTCCAGTTGAGAAGATTTTCTTGGCCCAGAAAATGATGATATACAAGTGTAATCTTGCTGGTAAGCCTGTGGTAACTGCCACTCAGATGCTTGAATCAATGATCAAATCTCCACGACCTACCCGTGCTGAGGCAACCGATGTGGCTAATGCTGTCTTGGATGGCACTGACTGTGTTATGCTTAGTGGGGAGAGTGCAGCTGGGGCTTATCCTGAGCTGGCAGTAAAAATCATGTCAAAAATCTGTATCGAGGCAGAGTCTTCACTTGACTATGGGGCTATCTTCAAGGAAATGATCAGGTGTACCCCTCTTCCAATGAGTCCACTAGAGAGTCTAGCGTCATCCGCTGTCCGCACGGCTAACAAGGCTCATGCAAAACTCATTGTTGTCCTTACACGTGGCGGGACTACAGCAAAGCTGGTTGCCAAGTATAGGCCTGCTGTTCCTATTCTATCTGTCGTTGTGCCTGTCTTGACCACAGATTCTTTTGATTGGTCCATCAGCGATGAGACGCCAGCTAGGCATAGTTTGGTATACAGGGGCTTGATACCGATTCTTGCCGAAGGTTCTGCAAAGGCCACTGACTCTGAATCAACTGAGGTGATCTTGGAAGCTTCCCTGAAATCAGCCGTAGCGAAAGGGCTCTGCAAACCTGGTGATGCTGTTGTGGCACTTCATCGTATTGGTGCTGCATCCGTTATCAAGATTTGCCTCGTCAAGTAA
- the LOC138909338 gene encoding uncharacterized protein: MATLLKNGHLREFLSNRAKNNYGRNRDNAEPSKAGEEPPCQTINMIFGGNESNGVTFSATKKIKVSITHSKRLREDDITFTEEDANGLLLPHNDALVISLNVLEFKNKRVLVDPGSSANIIQWRVLEQDKLIGSIISATKLLAGFNLASMMTQGEILLLTNVEGVMKTTLFKVVNGDMEYNIILGRPWLHEMKVVPSTYQQLLKFPMPEGIK; this comes from the coding sequence ATGGCTACACTGTTGAaaaatggtcacctcagagaattcttgagtaaCCGAGCTAAGAATAATTATGGTCGTAACAGAGACAACGCGGAaccctcgaaagcaggagaagaacccccaTGCCAAACaatcaatatgatcttcggagggaatgagAGTAACGGAGTCACCTTTTCGGCAACGAAGAAAAtaaaagtatcaataactcatagtaaaagactccgggaagacgatatcacttttacggaGGAGGACGCAAACGGATTGCTGTTAccacacaacgacgcactggtaatttccTTAAATGTGTTAGAGTTTAAGAataaacgtgttctagtggatccaggaagttcggctaatatcatacaatggagagtattggagcaagatAAACTCATCGGAAGCATTATTTcggcaacaaagctcctcgctggattcaacctcgCTAGCATGATGACCCAGGGAGAGATTTTACTGCTCACGAAtgttgaaggagtaatgaaaacaactctcttcaaAGTAGTAAATGGTGACATGGAATACaacatcatcttgggaaggccgtGGTTACACGAAATGAAAGTTGTACCTTCAACATATCAGCAATTACTAAAGTTTCCAATGCCCGAAGGAATTAAGTAG
- the LOC104105452 gene encoding UPF0481 protein At3g47200-like codes for MISIGPYHKKNQELHSMEKYKLLYLRRFLRRKEGLDVESCIRELEELKDKALMCYDEIEDLINSDNTGQFLKMSLFDGCFLVEYIRERCGIMPTGEDMIIPGGCLDNQVSRDLLLLENQLPFFVLTKLHDMTKEETDELPFTKMVKWIFFHDLPKLTPASFNESVGNAAEIKHLLQVIHMSCHPSEMKTNNLTGNISKEAEHSRKTLCCNLLQIIRSKEMPKYKDNLTWQENMPNATELREAGVGFSKVGNIYTCLAKDNLGDSTSLFDIRFENGLMTIPCFKVSDNTETVLRNLIAYEQQSPDIDPKYFSEFAVFMDHLIDSEKDVTLLRLKGIIANDIGDDKEVANLFNKIGKGVGISSDFHYKEVCGKVLQHCEQPWNRMKASLRRNYFHSPWAGVSTVAAVILLLLTVTQTVLSFISVLK; via the coding sequence ATGATCTCCATAGGTCCTTACcataaaaaaaatcaagaacTTCACTCAATGGAAAAGTACAAACTGTTATACCTACGACGGTTTCTCCGGCGTAAAGAGGGGCTTGACGTGGAAAGTTGCATCAGAGAATTGGAGGAACTGAAAGATAAAGCACTAATGTGTTATGATGAAATAGAGGACCTTATTAATAGTGACAACACTGGTCAATTTTTGAAAATGTCGTTATTTGATGGCTGTTTTTTGGTTGAGTATATTCGAGAGCGTTGTGGAATAATGCCAACAGGAGAAGACATGATTATACCTGGAGGTTGCCTAGATAATCAAGTAAGTCGTGACTTGTTGTTACTAGAAAATCAACTTCCTTTCTTTGTCCTTACCAAACTTCATGACATGACAAAAGAAGAAACTGATGAATTACCATTTACAAAAATGGTGAAGTGGATCTTTTTTCATGATTTACCGAAGCTGACCCCTGCATCCTTTAATGAGAGTGTAGGTAATGCTGCAGAAATCAAGCATTTACTTCAAGTAATACACATGTCATGTCACCCTTCAGAGATGAAAACTAATAACCTAACTGGGAATATTAGCAAGGAAGCAGAACATTCCAGGAAAACCTTATGCTGTAATCTTTTACAAATAATTAGGTCGAAAGAAATGCCAAAATATAAGGACAACCTGACATGGCAAGAAAACATGCCAAATGCTACAGAGCTTCGCGAAGCTGGAGTTGGATTTTCAAAAGTTGGAAATATTTATACTTGCTTGGCGAAAGACAACCTTGGAGATAGCACAAGTTTATTTGACATTAGATTTGAGAATGGATTGATGACAATTCCTTGTTTTAAAGTCAGCGATAATACAGAGACCGTCCTGAGAAATCTTATAGCTTACGAGCAACAGTCACCTGATATAGATCCTAAATATTTCAGTGAATTTGCAGTTTTCATGGATCATCTTATCGACTCAGAAAAAGATGTCACTCTGCTTCGCCTAAAAGGAATCATCGCCAACGACATAGGAGATGACAAAGAAGTGGCtaacttatttaataaaattgGGAAGGGGGTCGGTATTTCATCAGACTTCCATTACAAAGAAGTATGCGGAAAAGTACTGCAACATTGTGAACAACCATGGAACAGAATGAAGGCAAGTTTGAGGCGCAATTATTTTCATAGTCCGTGGGCAGGAGTTTCAACTGTGGCGGCCGTCATCCTCCTCTTACTCACAGTTACACAGACTGTTTTATCTTTCATAAGTGTTCTTAAATAG